In one window of Chloroflexota bacterium DNA:
- a CDS encoding dihydroorotase (catalyzes the formation of N-carbamoyl-L-aspartate from (S)-dihydroorotate in pyrimidine biosynthesis), with the protein MTLLKLPPLCDPHVHIRDLAQAHKEDWDSGTAAALAGGYTCVLAMPNTDPPVTDSDSLVQYQAAARARARCDYGLYLGAGDVNTETAAGLAPQTCGLKMYLDQTFGPLRIDDLGSLMAHMERWPANKPLAVHAEGRTVAAAILVAQLAGRAVHICHVSRKDEIELIHAAKDRGLDVTCEVTPHHLFLTAESAEAMGLRGGYAEVRPRLALDSDRLALWQHLAAIDCFATDHAPHTRAEKESANPPPGFPGLETALALLLGAVHDGRLTLDDISLRTHTNVKRIFHLPDQPDTYIEVDPDLEWLVRPEELFTRCHWSPWEGQTLRGRVVRTVLRGQVAYEHGNVLAQPGIGKDITQNPKSQQPKPQSDKSVQSVDPKGENK; encoded by the coding sequence ATGACCCTGCTCAAACTTCCCCCTCTCTGCGACCCGCACGTTCACATCCGCGATCTGGCCCAAGCCCACAAAGAGGATTGGGACAGCGGCACTGCCGCCGCGCTGGCCGGCGGCTACACCTGCGTGCTGGCCATGCCCAACACCGATCCGCCCGTCACCGATTCCGACTCGTTGGTGCAATATCAGGCCGCCGCGCGCGCCCGCGCGCGTTGCGACTACGGGCTCTACCTCGGCGCGGGCGACGTCAACACTGAAACTGCCGCCGGGCTTGCGCCGCAAACATGCGGCCTCAAGATGTATCTCGACCAAACCTTCGGCCCGCTTCGCATAGACGACCTCGGCTCGCTGATGGCGCACATGGAACGCTGGCCTGCTAACAAACCGCTGGCCGTTCACGCGGAGGGGCGAACAGTAGCCGCCGCCATTCTCGTCGCTCAACTCGCCGGGCGCGCCGTCCACATTTGCCACGTCAGCCGCAAAGACGAGATCGAACTGATCCACGCCGCCAAAGATCGCGGCCTCGACGTGACGTGTGAAGTGACACCGCATCACCTCTTCCTCACTGCTGAAAGCGCGGAGGCAATGGGCTTGCGCGGCGGCTATGCCGAAGTCCGCCCGCGCCTCGCGCTCGACTCAGATCGCCTCGCGCTCTGGCAACACCTGGCCGCGATTGACTGCTTCGCCACCGACCACGCGCCGCACACCCGCGCCGAAAAAGAATCCGCCAACCCGCCTCCCGGTTTCCCCGGCCTCGAAACCGCATTGGCTTTGTTGCTCGGCGCGGTTCATGATGGTCGCCTCACGCTCGACGACATCTCTCTGCGAACGCACACCAACGTCAAACGAATCTTCCACCTGCCCGATCAACCTGACACTTACATCGAAGTTGACCCCGACCTCGAATGGCTCGTGCGCCCTGAAGAACTGTTCACCCGTTGCCACTGGAGTCCGTGGGAAGGCCAAACGCTTCGTGGCCGCGTCGTTCGCACCGTCCTGCGCGGCCAGGTCGCATACGAGCATGGCAACGTCCTCGCTCAACCCGGAATAGGCAAAGACATCACACAAAATCCCAAATCCCAACAACCAAAACCCCAATCCGATAAATCCGTTCAATCCGTTGACCCAAAAGGAGAAAACAAATGA
- the pyrB gene encoding aspartate carbamoyltransferase has translation MRGGKFYMQDILSIKQFDRADIEMIFGVAEEMRAMAERVGAFDLLKGKLIANLFYEPSTRTSSSFAAAIQRLGGSLIQINDVKYSSVSKGESLPDTVRTLEAYVDAIVLRHPETGSAAIAAEAARKPIINAGDGIGEHPTQALLDLFTILEELGRLDGLTVTMLGDLRFGRTVHSLARLLALFGAKLHYISPDILRMPPEIIAELNEKGVSQAEHRELDGHLRETDVLYVTRVQKERFENLDEYEMVKGAYVITPDTMKTAKDHMVLMHPLPRVGEISTDVDSDPRAAYFRQVQYGMYVRMALLALVLGKA, from the coding sequence ATGCGCGGCGGCAAGTTCTACATGCAAGACATCCTGTCCATCAAACAATTTGATCGCGCCGACATCGAAATGATTTTTGGCGTCGCCGAAGAAATGCGGGCCATGGCCGAGCGCGTTGGCGCCTTCGACCTGCTCAAAGGCAAACTCATCGCCAACCTGTTCTACGAGCCGTCCACCCGCACCTCGTCGTCGTTCGCCGCCGCCATCCAGCGCCTCGGCGGCAGCCTCATTCAGATTAACGACGTAAAATACTCGTCGGTCTCCAAAGGCGAATCACTGCCCGACACGGTGCGCACCCTCGAAGCCTACGTGGACGCCATCGTCCTCCGCCACCCCGAGACTGGTTCAGCCGCCATTGCCGCCGAAGCGGCCCGCAAGCCCATCATCAACGCCGGCGACGGGATCGGCGAACACCCCACCCAGGCCCTGCTCGACCTCTTCACCATCCTCGAAGAGTTGGGCCGCCTCGACGGTCTCACCGTCACCATGCTGGGCGACCTCAGGTTTGGCCGCACCGTCCACTCGCTGGCCCGCCTGCTCGCCCTCTTCGGCGCGAAACTGCATTACATCTCGCCCGACATTTTGCGGATGCCGCCGGAGATCATCGCCGAGCTAAACGAGAAAGGCGTCTCGCAAGCCGAGCACCGCGAACTCGACGGCCACTTGCGCGAGACCGACGTGCTGTACGTCACCCGGGTGCAAAAAGAGCGCTTCGAGAATTTGGACGAGTACGAGATGGTGAAAGGCGCTTACGTGATCACACCTGATACAATGAAAACGGCGAAGGATCACATGGTGCTCATGCACCCGCTCCCGCGCGTCGGCGAAATTTCAACCGACGTGGATAGCGACCCCCGCGCCGCCTACTTCCGCCAGGTGCAGTACGGCATGTACGTGCGAATGGCCCTGCTGGCATTGGTGTTAGGCAAAGCCTGA
- the pyrF gene encoding orotidine-5'-phosphate decarboxylase, with amino-acid sequence MNFFDFLTTRARAADSLLCVGLDPRTDSASAAREMCFRLIDATAPFAAAFKPNAAFFEALGPQGWVALKEVIAHVPPDIPVILDAKRGDIADTAEAYARSTFDELGAHAITANPYLGRDSLAPFLSRPDRGVFVLCKTSNPGADEIQSLPVVGAIHELPLRLYEYVAERAQQWNANGNVGLVVGATDSEALARVRALAPGLWFLVPGVGAQGGDLEAALKAGLRVDGLGMLINASRAVAAAPDPAQAAQHFRDHINTLRRTITVSPSHPVILSSLASDLISSQCIRFGQFTLKSGQTSPIYLDLRRLVSHPAILRRAAQAYTKILRGLEFDRLVGIPYAALPIATAIALEMGRPLIYPRREVKEYGTKAGIEGDFNAGETAVVIDDLATTGETKIETIQRLEAAGLKVRDIVVLIDREQGAGSYLKARGYNYHAVAGLRSLLDEWRRSGAISEAQFEEAKAFLKQ; translated from the coding sequence ATGAACTTCTTCGACTTTCTCACCACCCGCGCCCGCGCCGCCGACTCGTTGTTGTGCGTTGGACTCGATCCGCGAACTGACTCGGCCTCTGCCGCACGCGAGATGTGTTTTCGGTTGATTGATGCGACCGCGCCCTTCGCCGCCGCCTTCAAACCCAATGCCGCCTTCTTCGAGGCCCTCGGCCCGCAAGGCTGGGTTGCGCTCAAAGAGGTAATCGCCCACGTGCCGCCGGACATCCCGGTAATCCTCGACGCCAAACGCGGCGACATCGCCGACACCGCCGAAGCCTACGCCCGCTCGACGTTCGACGAACTGGGCGCGCACGCCATCACCGCCAACCCATATCTTGGCCGCGACTCGCTCGCGCCCTTCCTCAGCCGCCCGGATCGCGGCGTGTTCGTGCTATGCAAAACGTCGAACCCTGGCGCGGACGAAATTCAATCGTTGCCCGTTGTAGGGGCAATTCATGAATTGCCCCTACGGTTGTATGAATATGTTGCAGAACGCGCGCAACAATGGAACGCGAACGGCAACGTCGGCCTCGTCGTCGGGGCCACCGACTCTGAAGCCCTGGCTCGCGTTCGCGCTCTTGCTCCCGGCCTGTGGTTCCTCGTCCCCGGCGTGGGCGCGCAGGGCGGCGACCTTGAAGCGGCATTGAAGGCCGGCCTGCGCGTTGACGGGCTGGGGATGTTGATCAACGCCTCACGAGCAGTGGCGGCGGCCCCTGACCCTGCCCAGGCCGCTCAACATTTTCGCGATCACATCAATACACTCCGTCGAACGATCACCGTGTCACCCTCTCACCCTGTCATCTTGTCCTCTCTTGCATCCGACCTTATCTCGTCCCAATGCATCCGCTTCGGCCAATTCACCCTCAAGTCGGGCCAAACGTCGCCGATCTATTTGGACTTGCGGCGGCTGGTGTCACACCCGGCGATCTTGCGGCGAGCGGCGCAGGCCTACACCAAGATTTTACGCGGACTGGAGTTTGATCGTTTAGTTGGAATTCCGTATGCTGCCCTGCCGATTGCGACGGCGATTGCTCTAGAGATGGGGCGACCGCTGATCTACCCGCGCCGCGAGGTGAAAGAATACGGCACGAAGGCCGGCATCGAGGGCGACTTCAACGCCGGCGAAACCGCCGTGGTGATTGACGACCTGGCGACGACGGGCGAGACGAAGATTGAGACAATCCAGCGGCTTGAGGCCGCCGGGCTGAAGGTGCGCGACATCGTGGTGCTAATTGACCGCGAGCAGGGCGCGGGTAGCTACCTCAAAGCGCGCGGCTACAACTATCACGCCGTTGCCGGCCTGCGAAGCTTGCTCGACGAGTGGAGGCGGAGCGGGGCGATTAGCGAAGCGCAGTTTGAGGAGGCAAAGGCGTTTCTCAAACAATAA